The Persephonella sp. nucleotide sequence TTTTCCTGTGTTATAAATCTCCTTAGGTGATGCTACTGTGAATATCTCTTTTCCCTTTTTTGATATTTTATAAACGCCTTTTTCCTCTTTAATCTCAAAATCTGTTTTTAGAGTTTCTATCTCTTTAACAACCTTTTCTAAAACTTTTTTAATAGCTTTGTAATATCTGACTGCCGCTACCCTTGAGACAGATACAACCTGTGCTTTAAATCCATTTGGAAAAACATGTTCTATGTAGTGATTTACCATATCTTTTGCTTTTGCTTCTATTACGGGCTGTGCCTCTAAATACGCCTTCCATGTGTATCTATTGGCTATTTTCTTTCTCTCTTCTTTGTCAACAAGTGAAAAAACATCTTGAAATTTTTTGTCTATTTCTTCTTCATCTAAAATATCTGTATCACTTGTTCTTCCTTCGTAAATAATTTCTACAACAACTTCATCTTCAACAGCTTCTTTCATACCGTATTTGTCTATATAATCTCCAAAGGTCTGTTCTGTCTTATCTATCGGTGTTCCTGTAAACGCAACTTTTATGGAGTTTGGCAGTGCTTTTCTTAAATTTGCCCCAAGTGTTTTATACTGGGTTCTGTGGGCTTCGTCAATCAAAACTAAAATTTTGTCTGAAATGTTTAGAACTGGAAATTCTGTTTCAAACTGTTTTTCTTGATACTTATGTATCATCCCCATAACAAGATCAGGAGTGTTTGTTTTAAGAAGTTCTTTTAGTTTTTGGATACTATCTGCTTTATGAATAGTAAAACCAACTGATTTAGAGGTTTCATAAAGCTGTTTTTCAAGGTCTTTTCTGTCTGTTATAAAAACGATTTTAAACTGTCTTAAAAACTCATCGTGGTAAGCCTTTCTGACAATATACATCATCGTTAAAGACTTTCCTGAACCTTGTGTATGCCATATAATTCCGCCTTTTTTGTCATGGGGCAAAGATTTGTCTTTTAATCTTTTTATTAGCTTGTTTACTGCCCTGAACTGCTGGTAACGGGGAACTATTTTTATCAATTTTTCGTTTTCTGTTTTGAACAAAATGAAGTTGTGGATTATATCTATCAGATTTTCTTTTGTTAGCATTCCTTGAATGAGGATATTTTGGGAGTTTACCCTTTTTCTGTCTGATTTTATATCTGAAAGCTTATAAGGATATGGATCTTTCCATTCTAAATAATGCTCTTTTTGTGCTGTGATACTTCCGTATTTTGCAGTTTCTCCAGTTGTTATTATGTTGAAAAGGTTATACCAGAAAAGTTGTTCATTTCCTTCACCTGTTTTGTTCATGTATCTTTGTATCTGGAAAAATGCGTCATCAAGGGGAGTTTCCTCCTTTGAAGACCCTATATATTTGGCTTCAACAACAATCATAGGAATTCCATTTATAAAAAGAACAATATCAGGAATTATATGTTTTTCTTTTCCGGGAATACGAACTTTAAACTGGTTTATTGCTGTAAAAATATTATTTTCTGGGTTTTTAAAATCTATTAAATGGACAGTTGGGCTTTTTTCTCCTGTTTTTCTGTTTTCATCAATCACAACACCTTCAAGTAAAAGTTCTGTAAACTCCTGATTTACATCTGCTATGGATTTAGGGGTAAAAGATTGAATTTTGTTTAAGACCTGTGTTATCTGGTCATCTTCTATCCATGGATTTATTTTCTTTATTGCTTCTCTAAATTTTGGCTCTAAAATAATATCCCTAAAGCTTTTTCTAAAAGATTTTTCTGGATCGTGTTTTGTGGTTTCATCAAGCTCAATAACTTCCCAGCCTATATTTTTTAACTGTTCTAAAAATGGTTTTTCTACTTCTAAATATTCTCTTCCCATTAAAATATCCTTACACAATCATATGTGTTTATTATTATAATGTTTAAAATAAAGATTGAGGGTAGATTAATGAAATACCAGATAACAAAAAGGTTTAAGTTTGAGGCTGGGCATAGGGTATGGAAGCAGAACCTTATGTCAGGTAAAGGTGCAA carries:
- a CDS encoding HsdR family type I site-specific deoxyribonuclease, translating into MGREYLEVEKPFLEQLKNIGWEVIELDETTKHDPEKSFRKSFRDIILEPKFREAIKKINPWIEDDQITQVLNKIQSFTPKSIADVNQEFTELLLEGVVIDENRKTGEKSPTVHLIDFKNPENNIFTAINQFKVRIPGKEKHIIPDIVLFINGIPMIVVEAKYIGSSKEETPLDDAFFQIQRYMNKTGEGNEQLFWYNLFNIITTGETAKYGSITAQKEHYLEWKDPYPYKLSDIKSDRKRVNSQNILIQGMLTKENLIDIIHNFILFKTENEKLIKIVPRYQQFRAVNKLIKRLKDKSLPHDKKGGIIWHTQGSGKSLTMMYIVRKAYHDEFLRQFKIVFITDRKDLEKQLYETSKSVGFTIHKADSIQKLKELLKTNTPDLVMGMIHKYQEKQFETEFPVLNISDKILVLIDEAHRTQYKTLGANLRKALPNSIKVAFTGTPIDKTEQTFGDYIDKYGMKEAVEDEVVVEIIYEGRTSDTDILDEEEIDKKFQDVFSLVDKEERKKIANRYTWKAYLEAQPVIEAKAKDMVNHYIEHVFPNGFKAQVVSVSRVAAVRYYKAIKKVLEKVVKEIETLKTDFEIKEEKGVYKISKKGKEIFTVASPKEIYNTGKEKNLTEKEIRELKLLFLRHLNLDILKNLDVAVVISGGDGNDYIKHFKDEISKEDYEKFTNPKEHEKVISNFKKSFDKGGNIGFLVVQNMLLTGFDAPIEQVLYLDNVLKAHNLLQAIARVNRVYKNKFAGFVVDYVGIAKHLKEALSNFYEKDIDEITQVVVNKSKAIDELRYVFNQINEFFKKLGIEDWEKGISDIDIKEDVLEELADEEVREEFRELLRQFNRAIDKVLPDPEALKYIKYLKILNLYNTEARNIYRETTGTLNLSDKLRAVVDEYLISNGINPKIPPVPIMSKDFTKNLNRYKSPKLKAKELEAGIREYIKTHYEEDPELFERFSDLLKKIIQEYENNWELQVKEMENLLNQLKKGRELEETYGLNPKTEMPFLGLLRKEIYPESSLKDLSEKERARLIQLTKDILELIKREMERPDFWENITAQKRLKSAIVMQYIIKEFKDRPEIIKNRNAIAQKILELAYHLKDRLKDEI